In a single window of the Gemmatimonadota bacterium genome:
- a CDS encoding PilN domain-containing protein: protein MVKAPLGIAIGPDRITALVGEGGAFREVSVPLVLPAGSEDPTPALALALDGLRELGFGEEGGEVTVALLPPLVEVKLVPLPPLRPEEAEAVLRRDLAKHFLRGGTASVVGVDMHRGMDMHRGGVRSSEGSGMGVGSEVVGASDGEVQRAGRGPVLAAAAPRQLAEAILRSVAGAGWRLAAIVPAHAAWVEAVRSGGEGKAPARGAPGLVVAIHGETAHLLRLDEDRPTGMRRLPATNIPEIVAAAGGGAGRAWVFASDAEGRPIAEALAAAGWQSGVEARLRRSAAGVAALHAHEAGAELVPPTLAMARRDRARRVAVGMGIAAAVLVVAAAGVQLWGASRELRLVRAERAEIREAVAPVLAAADSLGMIEERLASIGTLEEAASGWTFALVELAVVLPEDVHLAALQAAGDTLVMDAVGGRAGDALDALGNSSSFRDVQLEGTIQRDVEAGAAARERFTLSAIRADGLPSAAKTGERPSELERVAEPDRPRPDSEERDP, encoded by the coding sequence ATGGTGAAGGCTCCGCTCGGAATCGCGATCGGCCCCGACCGGATCACCGCCCTCGTCGGTGAAGGAGGGGCGTTCCGCGAAGTTTCCGTACCGCTCGTCCTCCCTGCCGGGTCGGAGGATCCGACGCCCGCGCTCGCGCTCGCGCTGGACGGGCTTCGCGAGCTCGGCTTCGGCGAAGAGGGGGGAGAGGTCACGGTCGCCCTCCTTCCCCCGCTCGTCGAGGTGAAGCTCGTCCCCCTCCCGCCGCTTCGGCCGGAAGAGGCCGAGGCGGTCCTCCGCCGCGACCTCGCGAAACACTTCCTCCGGGGAGGCACGGCCTCGGTGGTCGGGGTGGACATGCACCGCGGAATGGATATGCACCGCGGAGGGGTACGGAGCTCGGAGGGGAGCGGAATGGGAGTCGGCTCGGAGGTAGTCGGAGCGTCCGACGGGGAGGTGCAGCGTGCCGGTCGTGGGCCGGTCCTCGCCGCCGCCGCGCCGCGGCAGCTCGCCGAGGCGATCCTGCGCTCGGTCGCCGGTGCGGGGTGGCGGCTCGCCGCGATCGTTCCGGCGCACGCCGCGTGGGTCGAGGCCGTGCGGAGCGGTGGAGAGGGGAAAGCGCCGGCTCGCGGCGCTCCGGGACTCGTAGTCGCGATCCACGGGGAGACCGCGCACCTCCTTCGCCTGGACGAGGACCGCCCGACGGGGATGCGCCGGCTTCCCGCCACGAACATTCCGGAAATCGTCGCCGCGGCCGGGGGCGGCGCCGGGCGCGCCTGGGTCTTCGCCTCGGACGCCGAGGGGCGACCGATCGCCGAGGCGCTCGCCGCCGCGGGGTGGCAATCGGGAGTGGAAGCTCGCCTCCGCCGCTCCGCCGCGGGTGTCGCGGCCCTGCACGCGCACGAGGCGGGAGCCGAGCTCGTCCCCCCGACACTCGCGATGGCACGCCGCGACCGGGCTCGCCGGGTCGCGGTCGGAATGGGGATCGCCGCGGCGGTCCTCGTCGTAGCCGCGGCGGGGGTCCAGCTCTGGGGCGCGAGCCGGGAGCTCCGCCTCGTCCGCGCCGAACGGGCCGAGATCCGGGAGGCGGTCGCGCCGGTGCTCGCCGCCGCCGATTCCCTCGGGATGATCGAGGAGCGGCTCGCGTCAATCGGGACCCTCGAGGAGGCGGCGTCCGGATGGACCTTCGCCCTCGTGGAGCTCGCCGTCGTCTTGCCGGAGGACGTCCACCTCGCGGCGCTGCAGGCCGCGGGCGACACGCTCGTGATGGACGCGGTCGGGGGGCGAGCCGGTGACGCGCTCGACGCGCTCGGCAACTCTTCGAGCTTCCGCGACGTCCAACTCGAAGGCACGATCCAGCGCGATGTGGAGGCGGGCGCGGCCGCTCGGGAGCGCTTCACCCTGAGCGCGATTCGGGCGGACGGACTCCCCTCTGCAGCGAAGACGGGCGAACGGCCCTCCGAGCTCGAACGAGTGGCGGAGCCGGACCGTCCGCGCCCCGATTCCGAGGAGAGGGATCCATGA
- the gspM gene encoding type II secretion system protein GspM, translating to MTPRFESLERLRDRVRALSTRDRRALLLGLLILGPALGWIGIVRPWQSALASLAETAGAEESLLQRERALLREAPTLPGRLSEARATLARKEARLVQSVNPALAEAEVVGLVEELARANRALFLEARSVALGVGEEPPPGLIPIRLNVRVESDFEGILDFLHAIESDPLLIRVVGLSMQAGESGVMNFMAVIEAYASREEVT from the coding sequence ATGACGCCCCGCTTCGAGTCGCTCGAGCGCCTCCGCGATCGGGTGCGTGCGCTCTCCACCCGTGATCGGCGCGCACTTCTCCTCGGGCTTCTCATCCTGGGACCGGCTCTCGGTTGGATCGGGATCGTGCGCCCGTGGCAGAGCGCCCTCGCCTCGCTCGCGGAGACGGCTGGGGCCGAAGAGTCGCTCCTCCAGCGCGAGCGCGCCCTTCTTCGGGAAGCGCCGACCCTCCCGGGCCGGCTGAGCGAGGCCCGGGCCACTCTCGCGCGGAAAGAGGCCCGGCTCGTCCAATCGGTGAACCCGGCCCTCGCGGAGGCAGAAGTCGTCGGACTCGTGGAGGAGCTCGCCCGCGCGAATCGCGCCCTCTTCCTCGAGGCGAGGAGCGTGGCGCTGGGAGTGGGGGAAGAGCCCCCCCCGGGGCTTATTCCGATTCGTCTTAACGTTCGTGTTGAGAGCGATTTCGAAGGTATATTGGACTTTCTGCACGCGATCGAATCCGACCCTCTCCTCATCCGGGTGGTCGGGCTTTCGATGCAGGCCGGTGAGTCCGGTGTAATGAACTTCATGGCGGTGATCGAGGCATACGCGTCGAGGGAGGAGGTCACATGA